The nucleotide window CCCCATCATCGAGCAGGGCTACCTCTACATAGCCCAGCCCCCGCTCTACGGCCTGCGCGTGGGCAAGAGCAAGGAAGTGCGCTACCTCTTCGACGACGAAGCCCTCAAGAAAGCCCTGGCCGAGATCGGCGACAAGAGCTACGAGATCCAGCGCTTTAAGGGCCTGGGTGAGATGAACGCCGAGCAACTGTGGGAGACCACCATGGACCCGGCCAGGCGGGTGCTCAAGCGGGTGAGCATGGAAGACGCCCTCTACGCCGCCGAGATCTTCGAGAAGCTCATGGGCTCCGACGTGCAACCGCGCCGCGAATTCATCGAGGAAAATGCCCGCTTCGCCCAGCTCGACGTCTGATACCAGATTCAGTCGGCCGCCCCGCTTTGGCGGGGCGGCCGACTGAAGGGAGGGCTCTAGGATTCAAAAAGATAGCCCCTTGAATCCGGTATCACTTCACGAACAGCATCTCGCGGTAGCTGGGCAAGGGCCAGTGCTTGTCGGCCACGATGCGCTCGAGGGCATCGGCGGCCTTGCGCACCTCCTGCATGGCCGGGAGTACCTTATCGCGCATGTGGTAAGCCTTCTCGTGCACGCTGTCGCCGCCCAGCTCGGCGTTCTGCGCCTTGAGCTTCTCGAGCGCGTCGGAGAGGGCATCGACAGCCTTGCTGACCTGCTCGACGGTGCGGGCGAGGGCCTTCGACTTGACCCCTACCCCCGAAAGCTCGGCCAAGTAAGCCAGGGCACCGGGCAGGATCTGGGTCTGGGCAATCCACTCGGTCGTCTCCCCCTCGATGTTGACGGTCTTGAAGTACTGGTCGAACATGATCTCCTGGCGGGCCTCGAGCTCACGCTTGTTGAGCACGCCATACTTGGTGAACAGCTCGATGTTCTTCTCGTCGGTCAGGCGCTCGATGGCCTCGAGGGCGGTACGCAGGTTCAAAAGACCGCGCTTGGCCGCCTCCTTGTGCCAGGCTTCGGAGTAACCGTCGCCGTTGAAGACGATGCGGCTGTGCTTCTTGTAGGTGGACTTGAGCACTTCCTGCAAGGCGGCCTCGAAGCTCTTCTTTTTCTTCATCAAGGCCTCGACCTCGTCGGTAAGCGCGTCGATGGACTCGGCCACGATGGTGTTGAGCACGGTGATGGGCATGGAGATGCTCTGCGAAGAACCCACCGCACGGAACTCGAACTTATTGCCGGTGAAGGCGAAGGGCGAGGTACGGTTGCGGTCGCCCGCGTGGCGGGGCAGGGGCGGCAGCACGGGGGTGCCCAGGCCCAGCAGGCCAGCCGACTTGCCCGCAATGCTCTTGCCGCTCACCAGGCGCTCGAAGATATCGGTGAGTTCGGAACCCAGGAAGATCGAGAGGATGGCGGGCGGGGCTTCGTTGGCGCCCAAACGGTGGTCGTTGGAAGCCGAGGCCACGCTGATGCGCAGCAGGTCCTGGTGCAGGTCCACCGCGCGGATCACCGCCGCGCAGAAGAACAGGAACTGCATGTTATCGTGCGGGGTGTCGCCGGGCTCGAGCAGGTTCATCCCGGTATCGGTGCCCATGCTCCAGTTGCAGTGCTTACCTGAGCCGTTGATGCCCGCAAAGGGCTTCTCGTGCAGCAGGGCCACCATCCCGTAACGGCGGGCGGTGTTCTTCAGCGTCTGCATGATGAGCTGTTGGTGGTCGGCGGCGATGTTGGAGTGCTCGAAGATGGGCGCGATCTCGTACTGGCCGGGTGCAACCTCGTTGTGGCGGGTCTTGACCGGCACACCCAGCGCATAAAGCTGGTGTTCAACGTCGGTCATGAAGGAGAGCACCCTATCGGGGATGGAGCCGAAGTAGTGGTCCTCGAGTTCCTGCCCGCGCGGGGGCTTGGCCCCGAAGAGGGTGCGCCCGGTCATGACCAGGTCGGGGCGACGGTAGTAGAACTCCTCGTCGATGAGGAAGTACTCCTGCTCGGCGCCCAGGGTCGAGGAGACCTTGTTGGCGTCGGTTACGCCGAAGAGCGCCAGGGCCCTGAGGGCCGACTTGTTGAGCGCCTCGATGGAGCGCAGCAGGGGAGTTTTGAGGTCGAGGGCCTCTCCGGTCCAGCTCGCAAAGGCGGTGGGGATGCACAGCGTCGCGCCGTTGGAGTGGCGCAGGATGAAGGCCGGAGAAGTGGGGTCCCAGGCGGTGTAACCCCGCGCCTCGAAGGTGGCCCGCAGGCCGCCGGAGGGGAAGCTCGAGGCGTCGGGCTCCCCCTGGATGAGGTCCTTGCCGCTGAACTGGGCAATGGCCGAGCCGTCGCTGGTGGGTGAGACGAAGGAGTCGTGTTTCTCGGCGGTGGCTCCGGTGAGGGGGTGGAACCAGTGGGTGTAGTGGGTGGCTCCTTTTTCCAGCGCCCAGGTCTTCATGGCCAGCGCCACGGTATCGGCGATGGCCGGGTCGATGGGAGCTCCGCGCTCCATGGTGGCCTGCAAGGACTTCCAAACCGGCTTGCTCAAGCGCTGCCGCAACTCCTCGGGAGTAAGCACGTCGCGGGCGAACACCTCGTTCACCACGTCGCTGGGGAATTGCCGGGACATGCCGTCCAAACGCCAGTTGCGCGCCGCCGAAACAACATCGAATTCGTGGTTCATGAGCTCTCCGTTCTCCTTAGCCCTCAAGCCTCGTTTATGGGTAAACCGCACAGCCCTGACAATCTGTGCATATCGTTTTCCCATATCTTGACTTAAGACGGGATTACCCATCCCACTGTGCAGCATATCATGCATTTAGAGCATTTTGTCTAGTAGTTTTTGAGCAATTGACTACTCGTTGGTGAACACCGCGCATATTTTCATGCACGGTGACGCTGGGGGCTGAAGACCAGTCACCAGTCATATGGTCGGAGCAAGCCCAGCAGCCTCAGCCTTACGTCAACGGAGAATTGTGGTAACGCAATAAGTCATTCAGCCTAACGCAGGGCGATGGTGCTGCCCTCGTCAAACCAACATCGCTCCTCGGCAGGGAGGGGAGGCCCTCAGTTACCAGACTCGGTGAGCTCGTCATCTTGAATCCGGTATAATCCACATCCACCACCCGTCTATTGCACAAGGTATTGGCCCCCCTATTTTTCCGGGCGCCAGAGGCTCTATCCTGACAACAAATGAAAACAAAGGTGGTAGTCCCATTCTTTGGGCAGGGGCTTTTCTTCAGCCTCAGCAAGTGGCTGGTGGCAGCGGGTCTGGCGGTGACGCTGGGAGCGGCGACCCCAGGGCAGCCCTCCACTCAGGCCGATCCCTCCTTCTTCGCTCAGGCGGGCGACACCGAGCGGCTGCGCAACGCGCTGAGTCAGTTGCGCAACCTGGCAGGGCCGCTCGAGGCCGACCGGCTTCTGCTGGCTGAGCTGCGCAAGGACTTCCCCGACGACATGGACGAAGCCCAGGCCTACCTCGAGCGCCTCAAGGAGCTGGCCCTCAAGTCCGATCCGGCGCGCCTGGGGCCGCTGGCGACCCGCATGGTGGAGAAATCCCCACCCTACCTCAAGTGGCGCGACAAGGAGTACACCACCGCCGAGGAGGCGGCTAGGGAGTATGCCAGGAGCGGGGCCAGGGAGTTCCAAAACCTCTTCAACCAGTTCAACAACGCCGTCTTGCAGACGGTGGTCACCCACA belongs to Calidithermus timidus DSM 17022 and includes:
- a CDS encoding glutamine synthetase III, with amino-acid sequence MNHEFDVVSAARNWRLDGMSRQFPSDVVNEVFARDVLTPEELRQRLSKPVWKSLQATMERGAPIDPAIADTVALAMKTWALEKGATHYTHWFHPLTGATAEKHDSFVSPTSDGSAIAQFSGKDLIQGEPDASSFPSGGLRATFEARGYTAWDPTSPAFILRHSNGATLCIPTAFASWTGEALDLKTPLLRSIEALNKSALRALALFGVTDANKVSSTLGAEQEYFLIDEEFYYRRPDLVMTGRTLFGAKPPRGQELEDHYFGSIPDRVLSFMTDVEHQLYALGVPVKTRHNEVAPGQYEIAPIFEHSNIAADHQQLIMQTLKNTARRYGMVALLHEKPFAGINGSGKHCNWSMGTDTGMNLLEPGDTPHDNMQFLFFCAAVIRAVDLHQDLLRISVASASNDHRLGANEAPPAILSIFLGSELTDIFERLVSGKSIAGKSAGLLGLGTPVLPPLPRHAGDRNRTSPFAFTGNKFEFRAVGSSQSISMPITVLNTIVAESIDALTDEVEALMKKKKSFEAALQEVLKSTYKKHSRIVFNGDGYSEAWHKEAAKRGLLNLRTALEAIERLTDEKNIELFTKYGVLNKRELEARQEIMFDQYFKTVNIEGETTEWIAQTQILPGALAYLAELSGVGVKSKALARTVEQVSKAVDALSDALEKLKAQNAELGGDSVHEKAYHMRDKVLPAMQEVRKAADALERIVADKHWPLPSYREMLFVK